In Chloroflexota bacterium, the DNA window TTCCGTCGGCGCAATTAAACCACACCCTCGAAAGCCATTCTCGAAAATTCCCAGGTTTCCTTGCGCGTCGGCAAGAACCAGGTTGCCTGCGCCCATGCAAGTCACGCTTTGGAGGAATGTAATCGCCTCGGGCACATTCGATTGTCGTTCGAGCAAGTCCATCATCAGCGTAAACCGCGCCAACCCAGGTCCAATATCGCGCGAGGGCACGTGTGTATCCGCGACCACTAGCCCATGTTCGTTCATGCCCGAACTGAAAACACCTGGACTGCCCGCGCTCGTGACGTACATGTAGCGATAACCGTCTTGCGGTCTCGCATACGCAATCGCGCGCATCGGAATGTGCCCTTCAAAATAATCGCGATTTTTGACGAGCATGGGTACACCATCGCGCGTGGCGTAACGCGACGCCGCCCAGACCGTACAGCCCTCCGCTTGCGTTTTCGCCAGCACGCGGTCTTCGAGGTACGACGCCACGGTGTATTGAAACAGCTGAGCATACGGGATATCGAGTTTTTCTGAAATCCCCTTTAGCATCTCCATCGTCGAGCGAGCATTTTCGTTCCATGCTCGCTCGACTTGCTCCAATGCCGCCGGATCCATCCCGCCGGTCCGAATCAAACTCTCCAAGCGCGTGCCGATGGTAGTCAAAATCATCGGGCGCAAGTCATAGACTTGTTTCCCATGCTGCAAACCCATTTGATAGTGATCGCCATGCAAAGACAAGACTCTCATTGATACTTCCAACACGCCACGCGCTGATGACCCACCTCGAAAAATGGTGGGCGTTCGTTATCGCAAATCTCGCCGACGCGCGCGAAACAGCGCGGATGAAAGCGACAACCACTCGGCGGATTGATCGGACTGGGCACGTTGCCTTTCAGAATGATGCGCTCGCGTCGCGCGGCTTTGTCCACCGATGGAATCGCGGCGAGCAATGCTTGCGTGTACGGATGGAGTGGATTCTGGAACAATGTTTCGGTCGCGCCTTCTTCGACGATGTGACCCAGGTACATCACCGCGACGCGATTGCTGATGTGATGCACCACGCTCAAGTCGTGCGTGATGAACAAATAGGTCAAGCGGAATTCCTGTTGCAACTCTTGCAACAGATTGACGACCTGCGCTTGAATCGAAACGTCCAATGAGGAAATCGGTTCATCGGCGACGACGAAGCGCGGTTGCATCGCCAGCGCGCGCGCGATGCCGATGCGTTGCCGCTGTCCGCCGCTGAATTGATGCGGGTACGAATCAATGTGGCGTTCGTTCAGTCCGACGCGGCGCAGGAGACGAATCGTTTCTGCTTCGCGTTCGGTCGTATCGCGCAATCCACGATGGGTTAACGGCACCGCAATAATCTCGCGCACCGTTTTGCGCGGATTGAGCGACGCATACGGATTTTGGAAAATGATTTGCGCCATGCGATAAAATGGCGTGCGAGTAACAGTTCCATTTTCCTTGGCGCTGACCCAATCTCCCAAGACTCTCTGCCCCTCAAAACGCATCTCGCCAAAACTTGGTTCAAACAATCGTACGAGCACACGCCCCAGCGTCGTTTTGCCGCATCCGCTTTCACCGACCAAACCCAACGTCTCGCCCGGGAAAATTTGTAGGTCAACGCCATCCACCGCGTAGACAATCGGATTGCGGGTGCGCGTGAGTAAGCGCGTGAGGAGACTGCGCTGCAACACGAAATGTTTTTTGATCGCGCGCGCTTCAATGAGCGGCATCGCCTGTTCAGTCATTTCGATTTACCGTATCGTCCCACGTCCAATTTTTCTCGCGACGATAACTCACATACCGCAAGCAGCGCGCGCGTTGCGTAGACGCGATTTCAACCCAGGGAATCGGTCCACCCAGGCACGCCTCTTGCGCGAACGGACAGCGCGGATGGAACGCGCATCCGTTGGGCAAGCCAACCAGGTCGGGCACTTCGCCGGGGATCGGCTCGATGCGCGACTTGGAGGTGAGTCGCGGCAAACACGACAAGAGACCTTGCGTGTACGGATGCGCTGGCTGTTCGATAACCTGCTCGGCAGCGCCAACTTCGACGACGCGACCGGCATACATGACCATCAAGCGTTGACAAAATTCCGCCGCCAAACCCAGGTTGTGCGTGACCAAGACAATTGCGGTCTTGTGTGTCCGATTGATGCCGCGCAACAGTTCGATGATTTGCGCTTGAATCGTCACGTCGAGCGCGGTGGTCGGTTCATCCGCCAGCAAGATTTTCGGCTCGCACGCGAGCGCAATCGCGATGAGCGCGCGTTGCTGCATTCCGCCGCTGAATTGATGCGGATACTCGTGATAGCGATCCATCGGCGATGAGATGCCCACTTCGTCCATCAGTTTCAGCACGCGTTCTTTCTCGGCGGAGTGATGGTTTCGGAAAGGCAATGGACGAGTCGGCGATACAAAGCTGTGAATGCGTAACGATTCATGAATTTGTTCGCCGACGGAAAACACCGGGTTGAGCGTCGTCAAGGGGTCTTGGAACACCATCGCGATTTCTTTGCCGCGAATTCGGCGCACTTGTCCGCTGGACAATTGCAGCAGGTTGCGACTCTCAAACAAAATCTCGCCGCTCACAATTCGACCCGGCGATGACAAAAGCCGCAGAATCGAAAGCATCGTCACGCTTTTGCCGCAACCGGATTCGCCGACGACACCCAGGATTTCGCCTTGATGCAAAGTCAGCGAAACGCCGGAGACCGCTTCGACCGTCCCGCGTCGCGTCGGAAAAACAGTGGTCAGATTCTTGACGTCAAGCAACGGTTGATTCGCAGTCATTCTATTCAACCTTCAAGCGCGGGTCGAGGATATCGCGCAGTCCTTCGCCGAACACATTGATCGCGACGACCAAGATGAGAATCGCCACGCCGGGAAAAGTCGAGACCCACCACGCGGTCAGCAAATAATCGCGCCCACTCGACACCATCGAACCCCATGCCGGCGTAGGCGGCTGCACGCCCAGACCCAGGAAGCTGAGACTCGCTTCCATAATAATCATGTAGCCGAGGCGCAGCGTGCCCAGCACAAAGACCGAGTGAACGATGTTCGGCAAGATTTCGAAAGCCATAATCGAGTTGTGGCTCATTCCCGCCACACGCGCCGCTTCGACATATTCCTTCGTCCGTTCCGCCATGACTTCGCCGCGCACTAAACGAAAGAATTCGACCCAGCCCTTGAAGGCGAGCGCCATTACCAGATTCACAAAGCCGGGTCCGAGGAACGCCATCACGCCAATCGCGAAAATTAGAAATGGAAATGCCAGCAACAAATCGGCAAAGCGCGAGAGAAAACTGTCCAGCCAACCGCGATAGTATCCTGAAACCGCACCCAACACCAAGCCGACGATGATCGAGATGCCAACACTGAGAATCCCGACGGCTAACGATACCTGGGAACCAAAAATGATACGGGTCAGCAAATCGCGTCCCTGGTCGTCCGCACCCAGGGGATAGTCCCAACTTCCGCCCTCCCATGCCGGCGGATCAAAACGCCGCAACAAACTGCCGCGCGTGGGATTGTGAATTGTAATTGGATCGGCGAAAATCGCGGCGAGGATGTACAGGAAAACGACGATACCGCCAATCAGCACAATGGGTCGCTGGCGCAATTCATAGCCCAGATCGGCGAGCGCACGTTGCCAGAGTTTCAGGCGAATGCGCAAATCGTAATCCCAAGCGCGTGTTGCGCGTGTTGTTACCTGTGTTGCCATCGCATATCCTGTCAGGATTTCAGATTTCAGATTTCAGATTGCGGATTTTAATCTGCAGTCTGAAATTTCACAGCGTGATCTTTGGATTCAAATATGTATACAAAACATCCACGACCAAATTCGTCAGCACAAACGTAATCGCATAGATCATCACCGCGCCTTGGATCAACGGGAAATCGCGATTGAAGATCGCGTCAACGACGAGCCGACCCAAGCCGGGCCAACTGAACACCGTTTCCACGATCATGTTTCCGCCAAGCAAAACGCCGACTTGCAACCCGACGACGGTCACGGTGGGAATCAGCGCGTTGCGGAGCGCGTGCTTCATCACGACATCCCATTCCGTTGCACCCTTGGCGCGCGCCAGTTTGATGTAATCGCTTCGCAATACTTCGAGCAAACTCGAACGCAACACGCGCGCGACAATCGCCGCGACACCGGCGCCCAACGTAATCGAAGGCAAGACGAGATGTTTGAGACTATCCATCAATGCCGGCATATTGCCGGTGAGAATGCTGTCGAGGACGTACATGCCCGTGATCTCTTGCAATTGCACATCGTAACCGAGACGGCTTTGCGCGGGGAGCCATTGCAAATACACCGCGAAGAAAAGAATCAGAATGATGCCCAACCAAAATCCTGGCATCGAAATTCCCAGGAACGCGCCCGCCATGCTAAACCGATCCAAAAACGAATTTTGTCGAACGGCGGAGAGAATGCCAATCGGCAACGCGATGATGAGACTGACCAAGAGCGAACCCAGCGTCAATTCAATCGTAGCCGGCAAACGTTCCGCCAACAAATCCACCACCGATTTGTTGCGGATGTACGAATAACCCAGGTTGCCGCGCATTGCATCGCCCAAGAAATATCCCAGTTGCGCGTGAAGGGGTTCATCAAGGTGAAACTGATGACGCAGTTGCTCGATCTCGCGTTGGGAGGCGGCAGCCGAGCGACCCAGCATAATATCCACGGGATCGCCGGGAGTGAGTCGGATGAAGAAAAAGACGATGATCGCGACGCCGAACATGATCGGAATGGTGGTGAGCACGCGCTCGAAAATTTTTATCGCCTTCATGGATTGACCACAGACCCGAAGGGTCTGCGCCACCTTCGGTGGCGACGAAACCCTTCGGGACTACCAATCTCATTTCAAACACACATCGTGCAAATTTTCGCGGCTATCCGATGCGGGCGTCCAGTTCTGTACACGTGCTCCGGCGGCTTCGATGGCTTCCGGCAAGACCAGGAAAATCGCGGGCGCTTCATCGTAGATCAATTTCTGCGCTTCGTTGTAGATGGCTTTGCGTTTGGCGGCATCGTTTTCGATTTCGCCATCCTTGATCAGCTTGTCCACGCGCGCATTCGAGTAACCCGAAAAGTTTCCACGTCCGTAGGTCGAGCCAGTCACAAGCGAGTGCCACTTGGCTTCCATGTGACCGACCGGATCGAACGCCGAGTCACCCCAGTCGCCGACGTACGCTTGACGTTCGCCGGCGAGCAATTTCGTTCGCACGACGTTGTACTCCCACACGCGCACACTCGCATCAACACCGATATCGCGCAGGAGCGTCGCCAATGCTTCAGTGAGCGGGCGGATCGAGTCAATCGTGTCGATGACGAACGCAAGCGGTTTGCCGTCCTTCATCAACATGCCGCTGGCATCGGGCACCCAGCCCGCTTCTTTCAACAGCGCCAGGGCTTTGGCTTTGTCGTACGCGTACGGTTTCAAACTGGGATCGGCAAAGTTGTTCGTCGGCATCAACGCGCCGGCAAGCGGCTGCGCCAAACCGTTGTACACTTTTTTGATGATCAGGTTCTTGTCTACGGCATAGTTCAGTGCCTGGCGAACTTTGGGATCGTCAAACGGGGCTTGCTTGACGTTAAACTCCATCCAAATGGGACGTGTGCCTGGGACGGTCTTGACTTGAACGCCGGGAACTTTTTTGAGCGTGTCCACCAACTCGGCGGGCACTTCGGCGATGACATCCACTTCGCCGGCGAGCAGCGCGGCGACGCGCGTCGAGTTTTCGGGAATCACGCGAAAGACCGCGCGGGAGACGCACGATTTGCCAACGGGTGTAAGAGTCGGCGCGCCGCCGTAGTAATCGGCAAATCGCTCAAGCACAACTTCTTCGAGACCGGTTTTCGACGAAACGAATTTGAATGGACCCGTGCCAAGCGGCTTTTCAATCAGTCCTTTCGTCCCAACTTTTTGGACGTACGCCTTGGACACGATTTGGGTGTGGACGAGCAATTGCATCGCGGCGGGCCACGGCGCTGTGAAATTCATGACGACGGTATAGTCGTCTTTCTTTTCCGCCGTGCCGAGCGGACCGAGAAAGCCCTTGCGCAACGCGGTATGCGGTTGTGGAAACTCGATGGCATTGGTTTTGAAAACGCGGTCGAAAGTAAAGACCACGTCATCCGCCTTCAACTCGCTGCCATCATGAAACTTGACTCCTTTGCGGAGTTTGATTTCCAAGGTCTTGGTGTCCAACCACTTGACCGACTCGGCAATTTCCATGTGTACGCCGCTGGTGGCATCACGCGTGACCAAGCCATCGTACACGTTGCGGATCACAGTCTCCGCTTCGCGACTGCTGTGATCGGCTGGGTCGATGCCTTGAGGCGCGCGCGCTAATGCGACCACGAGCGTGTCGCGACCTGGGACGGCGGTCGGTTGGACGACTACCGTTTTCTCCACGATCACAGTCTTTTCTGCGACCACCGTTTTTTCTACGATTTTCTCAACCGGTTTTTCGACCACCACAGTCTTTTCCACAACTTGGGCGGTCGGCGCGGCGCACGCGGCGAGCAACCACAATGTTGCCGCCAGCAGAGTCACTTGAATGATACGAACGCGGTTCATGCGTTTCCTCCTTCGCCTGTAAATTTCAGTGGACCCGATTTGCGTTCGCGAATCATCTCATCGCATTCCTCCTTCCGCGGCGAAGATTGTGAATCCTAGTCGCCTTTGACCATCGCTTTCACCTGGGCAATACTCAACCTTTCAATTCCCAATCGGGGAGCATTCCTTCCCTCCTGCCAGAAATCACGTCCCAGCAATGCACAAGCCACATTGACTAACCCAACACACGCGGGCATTTCCACATTGGCGCGATGAGCTAATGCAACCATCGGGACGAGACCGGTCGGCACATCTTCCCAGATATATCGCGTGTTGATTGAGCGCGGTGCGGCAATGCCGCGATACGCGACGTTGCTTTGGATGCGATCGTACAACGTATCGCCCGTGATGCCTTCGTAACTGCGCGCGAGCCACTCACACGCCGATTGTGCTTGCACGCCGAACGCTTTTGCCACGGCGATTCGCTCCGCATCCATCACTTCGATGAAACGTGCGATGCTCGGCGTCATGTCGCGATAAAACTCGAACGGTGCGCCGGACTCGATGCGTCCCACGCTGAGAATCGTCGTCGTCGGATGAAACATCGCACCGATATTATCCAGCCCGGTTTCGAGCACGTCTGCCGCCGCGACGAATTGCGGATACAACGGATTCAATCGTTCCAAAACAGTCGCCGTATCACGCGCCGGAAACGCGGCGAGTTTCACTTGATTTTTCACAGATGATATTCGCACGCGCGCCGCGCCAGAAATTCGACACGTATAAAGTAGCGTTTGCGCTTCGGCGATGAACACGCGCGCCTTGACGCCCAGCCGATTCAGCACATTCCGAAATTCGAGCGCGCCGCCGGTGCGACCTGGGTTCAGGATGATGACCTGGTCATCGCGCAGATGCGGCGCGCACGCTTCCGCCATGAACGCATGCGCGATTGCTGGAACGACGACAAAGATAAATTCCGCGTCGGCGATGACCGGCGCGATGTCGGTCGTGACAAGTTCAAGCGCGCCGAATCCTTCCAATGCCTCTTCGCACTGGACGCCGCGCGCGGTCTGCAAATCGGTGATTTCGTTTTCAAATTTGTTGTAGATGCGAACGGGATACCCGCGCATCGCGAGATCACCGGCAAAGGCGTGTGCACCGTTCCCCGCACCCAGGATTGCGATTTGTGGTTTCATTGTTTCATCCCAGACCTGTCAGGTTCGCCTTCGGCGGAAACCTGACAGGTCTTTCATCTCCAACCGCAGCAGTTCGCGTTTCATCACACGCAATGCTTGCTCAGGATCAACCCGTCCGTACAGCCCTCCCAGGATGCTCACAAGATATTGCGCGTCCATCAGCACGTTCCCCTTAGGGCGCAATACGCGCGGTTCGTTCGGATCGTAGAGCACACCCTGAGCGATCAGTGCGAGATCGTCCAAATAGCCCTTCGCCTGTTCCTGGCATTTGTGATAGACCGTTCCGCCGATCAACACCACGGTCACCTGCTGGTTGAGGAAGTTGACGCCATGTTGCAAAAAATATGTTTCCGTTTCATCCACGTAACCCACGTGCTTGCGCGTCGCGGTTGCGAGGATTTCGCGCGCGAGCCAGGAACGCGCTGTGTTCTCCAACGCGGTCTCGGGCACCACATGCGGGTTGGCGGTCATCCAACTCAAGTACTGATCCAGATCAACCTCGACGTGATTGTTGCGGTTCAGCAAGAATTGACGGAATTGATCTTTGTGCGGCGCAAACGTTTTCGGGAAATGCTGCGCGAGGAATGCGCTCAACTCACCTTGCATCGCGCCATTCTTGAAGCGATCCAGCTCCTTTAGGTTCTCCGCGTTGTACGCCAGACCATACTTGCCTTCCACGCGGCGATACGCCAATGGCGTATTCGGCGTTTTGAGGATCGTGCGCTTGACGCGCTTGCTGTTATCCGATCCCTCGTAGACAAAGAGCGGGTTGTCCGTCACGTTCGAAAAAAAGTCCGTCGTCGCGCCGCCGATGTCGAGCGCGAGAATGTTGCCGATGCCGGCTTCGTTGCCGTGTCCGCGCGCCAGCAGATTGATGCCGCGAAATGCCGCGCGCGGCGTTGGAATAAATGGCGCATCCATAAACTCTTCCACGACATCAAAGCCCTTCGCCCGGATGATGACGGTCTGAAACAATTCACGAATCGCTTCGTTGACGACCTCGATTTGAAAGCGATTTACTTCCGGCATGACGTTCGCGGTCACGCGAATGTCAATGTGATTCGCGCGAAAAATATTTTCGATCTGTTCGCTAATGTCCTGATTGCCCGCGTAGATCACGGGCACACCGTACTGCGCGTAACCCGCGAGCCGCGCGTTCTCGGCGAGCAGGTGCGCGTTGTGCAATTCCGTTTCGGTATCGCCACCCTCATCAACGCCGCCCGCCATCAAAATGATTTCGGGTTGGTCGGTCGTATAAATGGCGCGGGCTTGTTCGGGCGTGAGTTTGCCGGCGTAACTTGCGAGCAATTTCGCGCCCGCCGTCAGCGCGGCAAGGTCGGCGGCAAATCCTGACTCGGCTTCGGTCAGCG includes these proteins:
- a CDS encoding ATP-binding cassette domain-containing protein, coding for MTEQAMPLIEARAIKKHFVLQRSLLTRLLTRTRNPIVYAVDGVDLQIFPGETLGLVGESGCGKTTLGRVLVRLFEPSFGEMRFEGQRVLGDWVSAKENGTVTRTPFYRMAQIIFQNPYASLNPRKTVREIIAVPLTHRGLRDTTEREAETIRLLRRVGLNERHIDSYPHQFSGGQRQRIGIARALAMQPRFVVADEPISSLDVSIQAQVVNLLQELQQEFRLTYLFITHDLSVVHHISNRVAVMYLGHIVEEGATETLFQNPLHPYTQALLAAIPSVDKAARRERIILKGNVPSPINPPSGCRFHPRCFARVGEICDNERPPFFEVGHQRVACWKYQ
- a CDS encoding ABC transporter ATP-binding protein; the protein is MLDVKNLTTVFPTRRGTVEAVSGVSLTLHQGEILGVVGESGCGKSVTMLSILRLLSSPGRIVSGEILFESRNLLQLSSGQVRRIRGKEIAMVFQDPLTTLNPVFSVGEQIHESLRIHSFVSPTRPLPFRNHHSAEKERVLKLMDEVGISSPMDRYHEYPHQFSGGMQQRALIAIALACEPKILLADEPTTALDVTIQAQIIELLRGINRTHKTAIVLVTHNLGLAAEFCQRLMVMYAGRVVEVGAAEQVIEQPAHPYTQGLLSCLPRLTSKSRIEPIPGEVPDLVGLPNGCAFHPRCPFAQEACLGGPIPWVEIASTQRARCLRYVSYRREKNWTWDDTVNRND
- a CDS encoding ABC transporter permease, whose product is MATQVTTRATRAWDYDLRIRLKLWQRALADLGYELRQRPIVLIGGIVVFLYILAAIFADPITIHNPTRGSLLRRFDPPAWEGGSWDYPLGADDQGRDLLTRIIFGSQVSLAVGILSVGISIIVGLVLGAVSGYYRGWLDSFLSRFADLLLAFPFLIFAIGVMAFLGPGFVNLVMALAFKGWVEFFRLVRGEVMAERTKEYVEAARVAGMSHNSIMAFEILPNIVHSVFVLGTLRLGYMIIMEASLSFLGLGVQPPTPAWGSMVSSGRDYLLTAWWVSTFPGVAILILVVAINVFGEGLRDILDPRLKVE
- a CDS encoding ABC transporter permease — translated: MKAIKIFERVLTTIPIMFGVAIIVFFFIRLTPGDPVDIMLGRSAAASQREIEQLRHQFHLDEPLHAQLGYFLGDAMRGNLGYSYIRNKSVVDLLAERLPATIELTLGSLLVSLIIALPIGILSAVRQNSFLDRFSMAGAFLGISMPGFWLGIILILFFAVYLQWLPAQSRLGYDVQLQEITGMYVLDSILTGNMPALMDSLKHLVLPSITLGAGVAAIVARVLRSSLLEVLRSDYIKLARAKGATEWDVVMKHALRNALIPTVTVVGLQVGVLLGGNMIVETVFSWPGLGRLVVDAIFNRDFPLIQGAVMIYAITFVLTNLVVDVLYTYLNPKITL
- a CDS encoding ABC transporter substrate-binding protein — its product is MNRVRIIQVTLLAATLWLLAACAAPTAQVVEKTVVVEKPVEKIVEKTVVAEKTVIVEKTVVVQPTAVPGRDTLVVALARAPQGIDPADHSSREAETVIRNVYDGLVTRDATSGVHMEIAESVKWLDTKTLEIKLRKGVKFHDGSELKADDVVFTFDRVFKTNAIEFPQPHTALRKGFLGPLGTAEKKDDYTVVMNFTAPWPAAMQLLVHTQIVSKAYVQKVGTKGLIEKPLGTGPFKFVSSKTGLEEVVLERFADYYGGAPTLTPVGKSCVSRAVFRVIPENSTRVAALLAGEVDVIAEVPAELVDTLKKVPGVQVKTVPGTRPIWMEFNVKQAPFDDPKVRQALNYAVDKNLIIKKVYNGLAQPLAGALMPTNNFADPSLKPYAYDKAKALALLKEAGWVPDASGMLMKDGKPLAFVIDTIDSIRPLTEALATLLRDIGVDASVRVWEYNVVRTKLLAGERQAYVGDWGDSAFDPVGHMEAKWHSLVTGSTYGRGNFSGYSNARVDKLIKDGEIENDAAKRKAIYNEAQKLIYDEAPAIFLVLPEAIEAAGARVQNWTPASDSRENLHDVCLK
- a CDS encoding NAD/NADP octopine/nopaline dehydrogenase family protein, which translates into the protein MKPQIAILGAGNGAHAFAGDLAMRGYPVRIYNKFENEITDLQTARGVQCEEALEGFGALELVTTDIAPVIADAEFIFVVVPAIAHAFMAEACAPHLRDDQVIILNPGRTGGALEFRNVLNRLGVKARVFIAEAQTLLYTCRISGAARVRISSVKNQVKLAAFPARDTATVLERLNPLYPQFVAAADVLETGLDNIGAMFHPTTTILSVGRIESGAPFEFYRDMTPSIARFIEVMDAERIAVAKAFGVQAQSACEWLARSYEGITGDTLYDRIQSNVAYRGIAAPRSINTRYIWEDVPTGLVPMVALAHRANVEMPACVGLVNVACALLGRDFWQEGRNAPRLGIERLSIAQVKAMVKGD